The Borreliella andersonii genome has a segment encoding these proteins:
- the gltX gene encoding glutamate--tRNA ligase — MSIRVRYAPSPTGLQHIGGIRTALFNYFFAKSCGGKFLLRIEDTDQSRYSPEAENDLYSSLKWLGISFDEGPVVGGDYAPYVQSQRSAIYKQYAKYLIESGHAYYCYCSPERLERIKKIQNINKMPPGYDRHCRNLSNDEVENALIKKIKPVVRFKIPLEGETSFDDILLGRITWSNKDISPDPVILKSDGFPTYHLANVVDDYLMKITHVLRAQEWVSSGPLHVLLYKAFKWKPPIYCHLPMVMGNDGQKLSKRHGSTALRQFIEDGYLPEAIINYVTLLGWSYDDKREIFSKNYLEQFFSIEKINKSPAIFDYHKLDFFNSYYIREKKDEDLFTLLLPFFQEKGYVSKPSTLEENQKLKLLIPLIKGRIKKLSDALSMTKFFYEDIKSWNLDEFLSRKKTAKEVCSILELIEPILEGFEKRSSEENDKIFYDFAESNGFKLREILLPIRIAALGSKVSPPLFDSLKLIGESKVFERIKLAQEFLRINE; from the coding sequence TTGAGTATAAGAGTTCGTTATGCACCTTCTCCAACAGGTTTGCAGCATATTGGCGGGATTAGAACAGCTTTGTTTAATTATTTTTTTGCAAAGTCTTGTGGAGGTAAATTTTTGCTTAGGATTGAGGATACAGATCAGAGCAGGTATTCCCCAGAAGCTGAAAATGATCTTTATTCAAGTCTTAAATGGCTTGGTATTTCTTTTGATGAAGGTCCTGTTGTAGGAGGTGATTATGCACCTTATGTTCAGTCTCAAAGAAGTGCAATATATAAACAATATGCTAAGTATTTAATTGAATCTGGGCATGCTTATTATTGTTATTGTAGTCCTGAAAGGCTAGAAAGGATTAAGAAAATTCAAAATATTAATAAGATGCCGCCCGGATATGATAGGCATTGTAGGAATTTAAGTAATGATGAAGTTGAGAATGCGCTAATTAAAAAAATTAAGCCCGTTGTCAGATTTAAAATTCCTTTAGAAGGAGAAACTAGTTTTGATGATATTTTGCTTGGAAGAATTACATGGTCGAATAAAGACATTAGTCCTGATCCTGTAATTCTCAAGTCAGATGGATTTCCGACTTATCATCTTGCCAATGTTGTTGATGATTATTTGATGAAAATTACCCATGTATTAAGGGCTCAGGAATGGGTTTCTTCAGGGCCATTGCATGTGCTTCTTTATAAGGCTTTTAAATGGAAGCCTCCTATTTATTGTCACCTTCCAATGGTTATGGGAAATGATGGTCAAAAGTTAAGCAAAAGACATGGTTCAACAGCTTTAAGACAGTTTATTGAAGATGGATATCTTCCCGAAGCTATTATTAATTATGTGACTTTGCTTGGCTGGTCTTACGATGATAAGAGAGAAATTTTTTCAAAAAATTATCTTGAGCAATTTTTTTCAATTGAGAAAATAAATAAATCTCCTGCTATTTTTGATTATCATAAGTTAGATTTTTTTAATAGTTACTATATTAGAGAGAAAAAAGATGAAGATTTATTTACTCTTTTACTCCCCTTTTTCCAAGAAAAAGGGTATGTTTCTAAACCTAGTACTTTGGAAGAGAATCAAAAATTGAAGTTATTAATCCCTCTTATAAAAGGTAGAATTAAGAAATTGAGTGATGCTTTAAGTATGACTAAATTTTTTTATGAGGACATTAAATCTTGGAATTTAGATGAGTTTTTAAGTAGAAAAAAAACAGCCAAAGAGGTTTGTTCTATTTTAGAATTAATAGAGCCTATTTTAGAAGGATTTGAAAAAAGGTCGTCAGAAGAAAATGATAAAATTTTTTATGATTTTGCCGAAAGTAATGGTTTTAAATTGAGAGAAATTCTTCTTCCTATTAGGATTGCAGCGCTTGGAAGCAAAGTCTCTCCTCCACTTTTTGATTCTTTAAAATTGATAGGAGAGTCTAAAGTTTTTGAAAGAATAAAATTAGCACAGGAATTTTTAAGAATAAATGAATAG
- the tyrS gene encoding tyrosine--tRNA ligase produces the protein MNLALRLLHKRGFVKQCTSLKVLSDLMDREKIVFYAGVDATSSSLHIGHLIPFLAMMHLRQHGHMPIVLIGDSTAKIGDPSGKSEMRKILSSEEISNNALLIKNQLQRITKFTSECFVHNSNWLDNLNYIEFLRDIGMHFSVNRMLSFETYKRRLDFGLSFIEFNYQLLQSYDYYMLNKIKNCRLQIGGDDQWGNIISGVDLIRKKIGSEAFGLTFPLITRSDGKKMGKSEKGAVYLDSNLYSIYDFYQYFRNTADSDVKTFLYLFTFLQEDEIELISNFKGNALNKAKEILAFEITKIVHGESEALKVQEASFAAFRGSGDRSNIPFFKFSFFDLEEVFLVDLMLDSKIVPSKSEGRRLINSGGVYINGKRVENQSHLLTKKDFNNNNEVELRIGKKKFLRIVL, from the coding sequence ATGAATCTTGCTTTAAGGCTTTTGCATAAACGCGGATTTGTAAAGCAATGTACATCTTTAAAAGTTTTAAGTGATTTAATGGATAGAGAAAAAATAGTTTTTTATGCAGGAGTTGATGCAACATCTAGTTCTCTTCATATTGGCCATTTGATTCCTTTTTTGGCAATGATGCATCTTAGGCAACATGGTCATATGCCAATTGTTTTGATTGGAGATTCTACAGCAAAAATAGGCGATCCCTCTGGAAAAAGTGAGATGAGAAAGATTTTATCTTCAGAAGAGATTAGCAATAATGCCTTGTTGATAAAAAATCAACTTCAAAGAATAACTAAGTTTACTTCAGAATGTTTTGTTCATAATTCGAATTGGTTAGATAATCTCAATTATATTGAATTTTTAAGAGATATTGGCATGCATTTTTCTGTTAATCGTATGTTAAGCTTTGAAACTTATAAAAGAAGGCTGGATTTTGGACTTTCCTTTATTGAGTTTAATTATCAACTTTTACAGTCTTATGATTATTATATGCTTAATAAAATTAAAAATTGTCGACTTCAAATTGGTGGTGATGATCAATGGGGGAATATTATCTCGGGGGTTGACTTAATTAGAAAAAAAATTGGATCAGAAGCTTTTGGTCTCACGTTCCCATTAATTACAAGAAGTGATGGAAAAAAGATGGGTAAATCAGAAAAAGGTGCTGTTTATCTTGATTCTAATCTTTACAGTATTTATGATTTTTATCAGTATTTTAGAAATACTGCAGATTCTGATGTGAAAACTTTTTTATATCTTTTTACTTTTTTACAAGAAGATGAGATTGAATTAATTTCAAATTTTAAGGGGAATGCTTTAAATAAAGCCAAAGAGATTTTAGCTTTTGAGATAACTAAAATTGTTCACGGAGAATCAGAAGCCTTGAAAGTTCAAGAGGCATCTTTCGCTGCATTTAGGGGAAGTGGAGATAGAAGTAATATTCCATTTTTTAAATTTAGTTTTTTTGACCTAGAAGAGGTATTTTTAGTTGATTTAATGCTAGATTCAAAAATTGTACCTAGCAAGTCAGAAGGCAGAAGACTAATTAATTCTGGGGGTGTTTATATTAATGGTAAAAGGGTAGAAAATCAGAGTCATCTTCTTACTAAAAAGGATTTTAATAATAACAATGAAGTTGAATTAAGAATAGGTAAAAAAAAATTTTTACGAATTGTTTTATAG
- a CDS encoding glycine--tRNA ligase: protein MVKMEDIISLAKRKGFVFQSSEVYGGLSGAWDYGPLGVELKKNIKKEWWKSMVYLHENIVGLDSAIFMRPEIWRASGHVDGFSDSMVDCKDCKSRFRADFVDLSKSCPNCKVGNNFTSPRSFNLMFKTHIGVVEDSSSEVYLRPETAQGIFVNFRNVLDSSRLKIPFGIAQVGKAFRNEIVTKNFIFRTCEFEQMEMQFFVHPKQVDEWFCYWQQNRMNFFVETLKIRPDKLRFKAHDSMQLAHYAKAAFDIEYEFPFGFQEVEGIHNRGDYDLTQHAKFSNKPKIFEYHDLLTKERYMPYVIETSAGLTRSVLMILCDAYSEEELSDGDKRIVLRLHPKLAPYKIAIFPLVKKVELTEIARRIYMELCDDFHIFYDDSGTIGKRYRRQDEIGTPYCVTIDYDTIENETVTVRERNSMAQERISINDLYSYIKTEILNYKEDFNK from the coding sequence ATGGTTAAAATGGAAGATATTATTTCTCTTGCAAAAAGAAAAGGGTTTGTATTTCAGTCTTCAGAGGTTTACGGAGGCCTTTCAGGGGCTTGGGATTATGGTCCTTTGGGAGTTGAGCTTAAAAAAAATATAAAGAAAGAGTGGTGGAAGAGCATGGTGTACTTGCATGAAAATATTGTAGGTTTAGACAGTGCTATTTTCATGCGCCCCGAAATTTGGAGAGCATCTGGTCATGTTGATGGTTTTTCGGATTCTATGGTTGATTGCAAAGATTGTAAAAGCAGATTTAGAGCTGATTTTGTTGATTTGTCAAAAAGTTGTCCAAATTGCAAAGTTGGGAATAATTTTACTTCTCCAAGAAGTTTTAATTTAATGTTTAAAACCCATATTGGGGTAGTTGAGGACAGTTCTAGTGAGGTTTATTTAAGGCCTGAGACAGCACAAGGAATTTTTGTTAATTTTAGAAATGTTTTGGATTCTTCAAGACTTAAGATTCCTTTTGGGATTGCTCAAGTAGGTAAAGCATTTAGAAATGAGATAGTTACTAAAAATTTTATATTTAGAACTTGTGAATTTGAGCAAATGGAAATGCAGTTCTTTGTTCATCCCAAGCAAGTGGACGAATGGTTTTGTTATTGGCAGCAAAATAGAATGAATTTTTTTGTAGAAACTCTTAAAATTAGGCCCGATAAATTAAGATTTAAGGCTCATGATTCAATGCAGCTTGCTCATTATGCAAAGGCTGCATTTGATATTGAGTATGAATTTCCGTTTGGATTTCAGGAAGTAGAAGGCATTCATAATAGGGGTGATTATGATTTAACTCAGCACGCTAAATTTTCTAACAAGCCCAAAATATTTGAGTATCATGATTTGTTAACAAAAGAGAGATATATGCCTTATGTTATTGAAACTTCTGCTGGTCTTACAAGATCTGTTTTAATGATCCTTTGTGATGCTTATTCTGAGGAAGAACTTTCAGATGGAGACAAGCGTATTGTTTTGCGCTTGCACCCTAAGCTGGCTCCTTACAAGATCGCTATATTTCCTCTTGTTAAAAAAGTTGAGCTTACTGAGATTGCTAGAAGGATTTATATGGAGCTTTGCGATGATTTTCATATATTTTACGATGATAGTGGAACAATAGGTAAAAGGTATAGACGTCAAGACGAAATAGGAACTCCTTATTGTGTGACAATAGACTACGATACTATTGAGAATGAGACAGTTACTGTTAGAGAAAGAAACAGTATGGCTCAGGAGAGAATTTCTATTAATGATTTATATTCATATATTAAAACAGAAATTTTGAATTACAAAGAGGATTTTAATAAATGA